The Mucilaginibacter yixingensis genome window below encodes:
- a CDS encoding metallophosphoesterase: MRKLLQRLLKKTIIRLSEKYSARPDRVRVFSSLTSLYHSILEEPGKRGCVMDIDLAKQKFVILSDQHKGARNDADDFAGAESNYLAALTYYNKNQFHYINLGDSEELWENTLAQVQKHNKATFDKERTFLNRHAFTKVFGNHDLYWDNSPLATMNLQQIYQQKIKIYEGVLLRANVSGKKLDIYMTHGHQGDQQSDGNWFSKWFVSNIWGPVQAYLRINPNTPANNFELKTAHNQMMYEWSRKQNDLLLITGHTHQPVFKSLTHIEKLYAELDRAKMTDDTKRVEEIERLIAKRHAAGDSVMAFKDYKPCYFNTGCCCFDDGDITGMELEAGYIRLIRWKYVKHRLPERKVLEECRLEDLMQATPESLYQPF, encoded by the coding sequence ATGCGCAAACTGCTGCAACGCTTATTGAAGAAGACCATCATAAGGTTGTCTGAAAAATATTCGGCAAGGCCAGACCGTGTCCGGGTTTTCAGTTCGCTCACCTCGTTATATCACTCTATATTGGAAGAGCCCGGTAAACGTGGCTGTGTGATGGATATTGATCTGGCTAAACAAAAATTTGTGATCCTGTCTGATCAGCATAAAGGGGCCCGCAATGATGCCGATGATTTTGCCGGAGCCGAAAGCAACTACCTGGCGGCGCTTACTTATTACAACAAAAATCAGTTTCATTACATTAACCTGGGCGATAGTGAAGAGCTATGGGAAAACACCCTGGCGCAAGTGCAAAAACACAACAAGGCTACGTTTGATAAAGAGCGCACTTTTTTAAACCGACATGCCTTTACCAAAGTGTTTGGCAACCATGACCTGTATTGGGATAACAGCCCGCTGGCGACGATGAACCTACAGCAGATCTACCAGCAGAAGATAAAGATATATGAAGGCGTTTTGTTGCGTGCCAATGTTAGCGGAAAAAAGCTGGATATCTACATGACGCACGGCCACCAGGGCGATCAGCAAAGTGATGGCAACTGGTTCAGCAAGTGGTTCGTGTCAAACATCTGGGGGCCGGTGCAGGCTTACCTCCGCATTAACCCGAACACGCCGGCTAATAACTTTGAGTTGAAAACTGCCCATAACCAGATGATGTATGAGTGGAGCCGCAAACAAAATGATTTGTTGTTGATTACCGGGCACACGCATCAGCCGGTATTTAAATCGCTCACGCATATTGAAAAGTTGTATGCCGAGCTGGACCGTGCCAAGATGACCGACGATACCAAACGCGTAGAAGAGATTGAGCGCCTGATAGCCAAACGCCACGCTGCCGGTGATAGCGTAATGGCTTTTAAAGATTACAAGCCCTGCTACTTTAACACCGGCTGCTGCTGTTTTGATGATGGCGACATTACCGGTATGGAACTGGAGGCGGGTTATATACGCCTGATCAGGTGGAAATATGTTAAACACCGTTTGCCCGAGCGAAAGGTGTTAGAAGAGTGCAGACTGGAAGATTTGATGCAGGCCACACCAGAATCACTATATCAACCGTTCTAA
- a CDS encoding sensor histidine kinase, translating to MFQADDEVIIIVIAGTIMLLLLGIFIISFLFFYQNKHNLHIAEQEQLRAAYSQEMLTTRLEVQEQTLNHISQELHDNIGQVLSFIKLNLGTTGSLEEKVKQKKIDESRDLLSQVIADLRSLAKSLSFQQIVEHGLLKAINTEVDRVNKSGLLTIDIQASGEPYSLGEQRELVLFRIFQEGLNNTLKYAHARKLSIRLMYAPELFNLTIADDGVGFSTDTTKNQHGSGLKNMESRAALIGATFELNSVPGNGSTISVEIDPNKELIANGQYSHSAG from the coding sequence ATGTTTCAGGCGGACGACGAAGTTATTATCATAGTAATTGCCGGCACTATTATGCTGCTGCTGCTGGGTATTTTTATCATCAGCTTTTTGTTTTTTTATCAAAATAAGCATAACCTGCACATTGCCGAACAGGAACAGCTCAGGGCCGCTTACAGTCAGGAAATGCTTACTACCCGCCTGGAGGTGCAGGAGCAAACACTTAACCACATTAGCCAGGAGCTGCATGATAATATTGGCCAGGTACTCTCTTTCATCAAACTAAATCTGGGTACAACCGGTAGTTTGGAAGAAAAAGTTAAACAGAAAAAGATTGACGAAAGCCGCGATCTACTCTCACAGGTAATTGCAGATCTGCGCAGCCTGGCCAAAAGCCTCAGCTTTCAGCAAATTGTGGAGCATGGCCTGCTCAAAGCCATCAATACCGAGGTTGACCGCGTTAATAAAAGCGGCCTGCTCACTATAGACATCCAGGCAAGCGGCGAGCCCTACTCATTAGGCGAACAGCGCGAGCTGGTATTATTCCGCATCTTTCAGGAAGGGTTAAACAATACCTTGAAATATGCACATGCGCGTAAACTCTCAATCAGGCTGATGTACGCGCCCGAACTATTTAATTTAACGATTGCTGACGACGGTGTGGGCTTTTCTACCGATACCACGAAGAACCAGCATGGCTCCGGACTAAAAAATATGGAAAGTCGCGCTGCCTTGATTGGCGCCACCTTTGAACTGAACAGCGTTCCCGGCAACGGTAGTACCATAAGCGTTGAAATAGACCCCAATAAAGAACTGATTGCAAATGGCCAATATTCCCATAGCGCTGGTTGA